The Coccidioides posadasii str. Silveira chromosome 2, complete sequence genomic interval ATTTCCGAGCAATCAAGTTCCAAGGAGAGGTCAAGATCCTCCCAGATTGTTAAGGAGGAACCCATGAGTTCGCAGGCCCCCAAATGTCAATTGCAAATCCCCGAGGGCTCCCAGCTCGTCGACCTGACGCTGTCCAGTGATCCTGTATCGCCTGGAAACAGCGATGGGGATTTTGCAAAGTCGCAAGGGCTACCCAGCTCTGTCCAGTACCGAAGACGTCGACCAAGGAGGGCAAACTCGTCGATGAAGAGGAACGGTTCGCTGGAGCGAAGGGTGAAGACGAGGAGGAGCGCGATATAGGCCGCGTTTCTTCCGGCGCCGTGATATTTTGGCTCGGATCACTTACCGGATTAGGATTTGTACTATTAAGCGCTGATACTTCTGTCTGCACCCCCACTGGATGAAGGGCATGTTAATTCCCAAACCACGCCGCTGCTGCTGATTCCATGCATTACAACTTTAGCAACGCGCGAAGAGGAAATTGGCGTCAGAGGCGACCAGCCAATCACGTCGCAAGTTCCCCGCTGACGAATTGCAGATGCTGATTGGCTGGCTGGCCCCGCAAGTATGACGCCAACTGTTTTGAGTGCACGCCTTAAAGCGCTTCGCAGCCAGCTCGCGGCGGTGCAGCGGGATCTGCAGACGATGAGCGGCCTCGTTGTGTGGGCgaaatttctttgttgagaTTCCAGTGTGCGGGATTGCCGATGGGCTCATGGACCGTCTTTGCTGTTGATTGAACCGGTCCATGTCCTTCAACTGTGGTAACTAATTCTTTACGGAGTAACTAGATGTTATGAGTTAATACCACTGCAACAATTAATCAAGGATAGCATGGTCTCTCCCCCTCAACACCCCGCATCCCGCCTCACTGCTCGTTTTATACTTCATTGCTGGTCGAAGCGttctttttcatctttctcaAGCCATCTGCGTTCAAGGCCCATATCTATATGGGGTTTGTTGTCTAATTTCAATTCTTTGCCCATACGGCCACACTTTGCAGGTCCCAAGATTAGTACTAGGATTTTCACACCGAACAGGCCATTCAGTAACTCGATCGGTTCACTGGCAGCCATGACTTCTGATTATAAACTCAAAGATCTCGCCTCTTTAGCGGACCTTAAAGAtggggagaagagagaagtcAGCATTGAAGGACTGGAGGAAGCAAAGCTGCTCTTTGTAAAGCTAGACGGCCAAGTCCATGCCCTGACAGCGAGATGCACCCACTATGGCGCCCCACTGGTGAAAGGTGTGCTGACTCCGGATGGAAGAATAACATGTCCTTGGCACGGAGGTACGTTGGTCAAACCCCAATGCCTAGAGTGATATGTATGCTAATAATgcttgtttcttttccttgtAGCTTGTTTTAATGTCACGACCGGAGATATCGAAGACGCGCCAGCACCGAATGCACTGGAAAAATTCGAGTTTTTTGAAAAGGACTCTGCTGTCTATGTTAAAGCGGGTGCTGAAGCCTTGAAGCGCAATGGACGCCAGCCGATTAGTCAATGCTCCATCGTCGGAGATGACAGGATCGTTATTATTGGAGGGTAAGAAGCAGTTTATCCTTCACAATTGTTACTGCATTAGAATGTTGACCACATCATTATTGCGCAGTGGAAGCGGTACATTTGGAGCTGTCGAGGCCCTTAGGGAACAAGGATTCAAGGGGAAAATCACCATCATTTCCCGAGAACCAAACCCTCCGCTCGATAGGACCAAGCTCTCCAAGGCACTTATTCCGGACGCGAGTAAACTACTTCTTCGCCCTGCCCAATGGTATGCGTCCGTAGGCATTGACCTTGTTTCAGATAATGCTAAGGCTGTCGACTTTGATAAGAGGACTGTTTCCACTGACTCCGGAAAATCATTCCCGTATACGAAACTCATCCTTGCTACTGGTGGAGTCCCCAGAAGACTACCTATGCCTGGAATTAAGGATCTTGGAAATGTCTTCGTTCTACGCTTTGTGACGGATGTTCAGGAGATTCTCAATGCAGTCGGCgacaagaacaagaatattGTCATAATTGGTAGCTCTTTCATTGGTATGGAGGTTGGCAATGCCCTATCAAAGGAAAATAAAGTCACGATCATTGGCATGGAATCGGCCCCATTGGAGCGTGTCATGGGCGCAAAGGTTGGTCAGATATTCCAGAGGCTTTTGGAGAAACAAGGTGTCAACTTCCACATGTCCGCTTCCGTGGAAAAGGCCTCTCCCTCCGAAAAGGACCCATCAAAGGTTGGCGCGGTTCATCTGAAGGATGGGACGGTTCTCCCAGCCGATCTCGTTATCCTCGGAGTGGGAGTATCGCCGGCAACGGAATTCCTGAAATCCAACGAAGCAGTTACCTTGGAACAAGATGGCTCTCTCAAAACTGACGAGTCATTCGCTGTGAATGGCCTTAAAGACGTGTATGCCATTGGCGACATCGCTACATATCCCTACCACGGACCCGGAGCCGGCCAAGGTGATCGAACCCATGTTCGGATTGAACATTGGGATGTTGCACAGAATGCTGGCCGAAGCGTGGGTTTCACTCTTGCCCACGCTTTAGCCTCTCCACCAAAGGAAGTGCCCCCGAAAGCGTTCATTCCCATTTTCTGGTCTGCCTTGGGCCAGCAGTTACGGTACTGCGGAAATACAATGAACGGATGGGACGACGTGATTTTAGCCGGAGATCCGGACAATTTCAAGTTCGCTGCGTTTTACACCCTTGGTGACACGGTTGTTGCTTCAGCGAGTATGAACATGGATCCGTTAAATTCTAAGTGTGCAGAGTTAATGAGAAGAGGAAACATGCCGACGAAGAAGGAATTGGAGAAAGGTTT includes:
- a CDS encoding uncharacterized protein (EggNog:ENOG410PIC8~COG:C~BUSCO:4595at33183), which produces MVSPPQHPASRLTARFILHCWSKRSFSSFSSHLRSRPISIWGLLSNFNSLPIRPHFAGPKISTRIFTPNRPFSNSIGSLAAMTSDYKLKDLASLADLKDGEKREVSIEGLEEAKLLFVKLDGQVHALTARCTHYGAPLVKGVLTPDGRITCPWHGACFNVTTGDIEDAPAPNALEKFEFFEKDSAVYVKAGAEALKRNGRQPISQCSIVGDDRIVIIGGGSGTFGAVEALREQGFKGKITIISREPNPPLDRTKLSKALIPDASKLLLRPAQWYASVGIDLVSDNAKAVDFDKRTVSTDSGKSFPYTKLILATGGVPRRLPMPGIKDLGNVFVLRFVTDVQEILNAVGDKNKNIVIIGSSFIGMEVGNALSKENKVTIIGMESAPLERVMGAKVGQIFQRLLEKQGVNFHMSASVEKASPSEKDPSKVGAVHLKDGTVLPADLVILGVGVSPATEFLKSNEAVTLEQDGSLKTDESFAVNGLKDVYAIGDIATYPYHGPGAGQGDRTHVRIEHWDVAQNAGRSVGFTLAHALASPPKEVPPKAFIPIFWSALGQQLRYCGNTMNGWDDVILAGDPDNFKFAAFYTLGDTVVASASMNMDPLNSKCAELMRRGNMPTKKELEKGLDILSLDLPSTIRM